The window GCGGCTGTACGCCTCCTGCGTACGGCCAGCCTTGCCGTTGAGTGCCAGGGCATTCATTGATTTTTGATACCAGTCTGTCATCATGACGACTCTCCTCGGTAAATGATCGAAGCCCGCCGCGACGCGGCGGTCCGAGGAGGAGAACAGAAATACAGAAGCCCGGCCATGAGCTTGGCCGGCTCAGGCGATGCATAGAATGGGATTACTTCAATGCGCGCAACATACTGCCGCGTAGCGGCTTACTTGAACCCTGCGTTCGAGCAGACGCTCTGCGAGCGCTGCTCAACGCGGACGTTATGCGCTTATTTGTCGATCGTAGGATGAATTTGGTACCATCGCATTATAGGTAGGAGATGACCATGAGCGTTTCACTAAAGTCACTTGGTATCGATAGGCTCAGTGTTGCGGATCGCCTGATTCTGGTTGAAGAGCTTTGGGATAGCATTGCCGCTGCTACTCCGCTGACAGA is drawn from Hyphomicrobiales bacterium and contains these coding sequences:
- a CDS encoding addiction module protein translates to MSVSLKSLGIDRLSVADRLILVEELWDSIAAATPLTDAQRAELDRRLADHEANPDDVVSWEEVQSSITARLNR